From the genome of Candidatus Saccharimonadales bacterium, one region includes:
- a CDS encoding FAD-binding oxidoreductase, which translates to MTLSYEEKRDRVVRQYAAIREQNGSVRLQKSASNLFRERKGKAAKLDTRDFNQILSVDVKGLTADVEGMTPYRAIVDETLKYGLLPAVVPELATITVGGAVSGGGIEANSLYNGLVHETVLEMEVLLPDGSVVTATPKNKYKDLFYGMANSFGTLGYILKLKIKLIQTRPYVKLRHIPFKKLDGFLELVKEVGKTKKYKGETVDFIDGSGFEKNNIYATLGTFVDGAPRVSNYRYMNRYYESISRLKEDYLSVRDFIWRWDSDWFWCSKAFYMNHTVPRFLFGKWMLRSESYWKLLRLDQKYHMADTIRRLGGEPEPLETIIQDVQIPIENATEFWNFFTKNIAIRPVWFCPTKSKTSADFPLYELKPGQIYVNFGFWDQVKAHKGDPFYYNKLIEAEVSRLGGKKGLYSEAFYSEKDFYEIYNGKAYDALKKKYDPAGRLKTLYQKCIERA; encoded by the coding sequence ATGACACTATCATACGAAGAAAAACGTGACCGAGTCGTGCGGCAGTACGCTGCCATTCGTGAGCAGAACGGATCTGTGCGACTTCAAAAATCTGCTTCAAACTTATTCCGTGAACGGAAAGGTAAGGCTGCCAAGCTTGATACACGTGATTTTAATCAAATTCTTTCCGTCGACGTAAAGGGCCTAACCGCCGATGTTGAAGGGATGACGCCATATAGGGCTATTGTTGATGAAACGTTAAAGTATGGCCTGTTGCCTGCCGTCGTACCTGAGCTAGCCACAATTACAGTTGGTGGTGCCGTGAGCGGTGGTGGTATTGAAGCCAACTCTTTATATAATGGGCTTGTTCACGAAACTGTACTTGAAATGGAAGTCCTGCTTCCTGATGGCTCTGTGGTAACTGCAACGCCGAAAAATAAGTACAAAGATTTGTTTTATGGCATGGCAAATTCATTTGGAACCTTAGGTTATATCTTGAAATTGAAAATAAAGCTTATCCAAACAAGGCCATACGTGAAGCTTCGGCATATTCCGTTTAAAAAGCTGGATGGTTTTCTTGAATTAGTCAAAGAAGTCGGCAAGACGAAAAAATATAAAGGCGAAACAGTCGATTTTATTGATGGGAGCGGGTTTGAAAAGAACAATATCTATGCCACCCTGGGCACGTTTGTCGATGGCGCCCCCAGAGTGAGCAACTACAGATATATGAATCGCTATTATGAATCAATTTCACGTCTCAAAGAGGATTATTTATCTGTTCGTGACTTTATCTGGCGATGGGATAGCGACTGGTTCTGGTGTTCTAAGGCGTTCTATATGAACCATACAGTGCCGCGATTTTTATTCGGCAAATGGATGCTTCGTTCTGAGAGCTACTGGAAGCTTCTGAGATTAGATCAAAAATATCATATGGCAGATACAATCCGTAGGCTGGGCGGCGAGCCGGAACCTCTTGAGACAATTATTCAAGATGTCCAGATTCCTATTGAAAATGCTACGGAATTTTGGAATTTCTTTACAAAAAATATTGCAATACGCCCTGTATGGTTTTGTCCTACAAAGTCAAAGACCTCGGCGGATTTCCCTCTTTATGAACTAAAACCTGGTCAAATCTATGTAAATTTTGGATTTTGGGATCAGGTGAAGGCGCATAAAGGCGATCCATTTTACTACAACAAACTCATCGAGGCGGAGGTGAGCAGACTGGGCGGTAAGAAAGGGCTCTACTCTGAAGCATTTTACTCCGAGAAGGATTTCTACGAGATCTACAACGGTAAAGCATACGATGCCCTCAAGAAAAAGTATGATCCAGCCGGGCGCTTAAAAACACTCTACCAAAAGTGCATAGAGCGGGCGTAA
- a CDS encoding cyclopropane-fatty-acyl-phospholipid synthase family protein, which translates to MIAKTIFEQVLNRAKHGPIAIIYADGTKKKYGTGKPLFTVTIHDESAISDIVKRFDLGFGEAFMHEKVTVDNLDELLKFAYLNERDFKKIFGKKSGYKFARNIRKKQAEQIESHYDLGNDFYELWLDKAMVYTCGYFRKKNDSLDTAQEQKLNHVLNKLQLSKGQEFIDLGCGWGGLVIQAAKKYGAKGIGVTLSKEQYEYAKARAKKEGVEKLTTFYHMNYQDAPTLGKTFERVVSVGMLEHVGRENHAQFFKTIDELLKPQGIAVVHSITQQTEEDMPAWIDKYIFPGGYVPSVREVVRYLPEYDFHITDYESLRMHYAHTLDEWTNRFEKNLGKVRKLGYDETFIRMWRLYLRGSATSFRYGTFDLSQFVFTKGLKNDLPSTREFLYK; encoded by the coding sequence ATGATTGCGAAAACTATTTTTGAACAAGTACTCAACCGAGCAAAACATGGACCTATAGCTATTATTTATGCCGATGGAACCAAGAAAAAATATGGAACCGGTAAGCCATTGTTTACTGTTACCATTCACGACGAGTCTGCGATAAGCGACATCGTAAAGCGATTCGACCTTGGCTTCGGCGAAGCCTTCATGCACGAAAAAGTAACCGTTGATAATCTTGACGAGCTGCTGAAGTTCGCCTATCTCAACGAACGCGACTTTAAAAAGATATTCGGAAAAAAATCGGGTTATAAATTTGCCCGCAACATCCGTAAGAAACAAGCCGAGCAAATTGAGAGCCATTACGATCTTGGTAATGATTTTTATGAGCTTTGGCTTGACAAGGCAATGGTATACACCTGCGGTTATTTCCGCAAGAAAAACGACTCGCTTGACACCGCCCAAGAGCAAAAGCTTAATCATGTTCTAAATAAACTTCAACTCTCAAAGGGCCAGGAGTTCATCGATCTTGGCTGTGGCTGGGGTGGCCTTGTTATTCAAGCAGCTAAAAAATATGGCGCCAAAGGCATCGGTGTCACTCTCAGCAAAGAGCAGTACGAGTACGCTAAAGCCCGCGCTAAAAAAGAAGGCGTTGAGAAGCTCACCACTTTTTATCACATGAATTACCAAGATGCGCCTACGCTCGGAAAAACGTTCGAACGAGTTGTGAGCGTCGGAATGCTTGAGCACGTGGGCCGTGAAAATCACGCCCAATTCTTTAAAACCATTGACGAATTATTAAAACCCCAGGGCATTGCGGTCGTTCATTCAATTACTCAACAAACCGAAGAGGATATGCCGGCATGGATTGATAAATATATCTTCCCGGGTGGATATGTACCAAGTGTGCGCGAAGTTGTTCGCTATTTACCAGAGTACGATTTTCATATTACCGACTACGAGAGTCTGCGAATGCATTATGCGCATACACTCGATGAGTGGACAAACCGATTCGAAAAGAATCTTGGCAAGGTCCGCAAACTCGGTTACGACGAAACATTCATTCGTATGTGGCGGTTATATCTCCGAGGTTCTGCCACCAGCTTCCGCTACGGTACCTTCGACTTATCACAATTTGTCTTTACAAAAGGCCTAAAAAACGATCTGCCATCGACACGCGAATTTCTATATAAATAA
- a CDS encoding carbohydrate kinase family protein: MNKKIPKILSIGAAVQDVFLSHSDEFKPVSDKAAREIFMKLELGAKADVNNINFTTGGGATNAAVTFARQGLRAEFMGTIGHDPAGQAVLDDLDHEGVETTHVSYSKKYNTGYSVLLLAPNGERTILTYRGASTHYDAKNFDIEDSDADWLYVSSMAGDMETLNKVFHQARQHGTKIMFNPGKRELAHSTKLKALLEDVEVLSVNKEEMRQIVEGEELEELVRHALHYVPVAIVSDGPNGVMASDGKTVIRAGMYEDVKVIDRTGAGDAFGSGFLSQWALGKSLKDSLVFASANSTSVVTKIGAKSGILEGNVRLHDMPLHEKPL, encoded by the coding sequence ATGAACAAAAAAATACCAAAAATTCTCTCGATTGGTGCTGCGGTTCAAGATGTGTTCTTGAGCCATAGTGATGAATTTAAGCCCGTAAGTGACAAAGCCGCACGCGAAATATTCATGAAGCTCGAACTCGGAGCTAAGGCGGATGTAAATAACATCAACTTTACTACAGGTGGAGGCGCTACGAATGCAGCGGTTACATTTGCAAGGCAGGGCTTACGCGCGGAATTCATGGGAACTATAGGCCATGATCCGGCGGGTCAGGCCGTTTTAGACGACCTTGATCATGAGGGTGTTGAAACCACTCATGTCAGCTATTCAAAAAAATACAATACGGGGTATTCGGTATTGCTGCTTGCGCCGAATGGCGAGCGAACCATCCTCACGTATAGGGGTGCTTCAACTCATTACGACGCAAAAAACTTCGATATAGAGGACAGCGATGCGGATTGGTTGTATGTTTCAAGCATGGCTGGCGATATGGAGACACTCAACAAAGTTTTTCACCAGGCGCGCCAGCATGGGACGAAGATTATGTTTAATCCTGGCAAGCGGGAGCTCGCACACTCTACCAAGCTCAAGGCGCTTCTTGAAGATGTTGAGGTGCTATCGGTTAATAAGGAGGAGATGCGTCAGATTGTTGAGGGTGAAGAACTCGAAGAGCTCGTACGCCATGCGCTTCACTACGTACCTGTAGCAATTGTGAGCGATGGTCCGAACGGAGTTATGGCGTCTGATGGCAAGACGGTCATTCGTGCAGGTATGTACGAAGATGTAAAAGTAATTGATCGTACGGGAGCAGGTGATGCGTTCGGTTCGGGCTTTTTAAGTCAGTGGGCACTAGGAAAGAGTTTGAAGGATTCGTTGGTCTTCGCCAGTGCGAATTCAACATCTGTCGTGACGAAAATCGGTGCTAAATCCGGCATTTTAGAAGGTAACGTACGGCTTCATGATATGCCGCTTCACGAAAAACCACTCTAA
- a CDS encoding carbohydrate kinase family protein: protein MFLKELLENDHPLFTVTMNQLEQATGNAGVDARLIADITQKAHEAMRSLGLDPSDTTGVELYNALKNTVRNGSAETILAPLTYTLLNLGDGPISFNIQDVIENAHHELAYVQRQTGHGKRHLRLEIVKRYAQHDRTHDEIVHKLAQEIGLKTSEDETYPEISSNEKKPSLLAVGDIFTDVFIQLREDIARVETDDKGSKWLSVPFGSKPPYDGAEVVQAVGPSPNAAVAVSRLGLATSLMAFLGKDRTGEESLSYLHKEGIDTSLVAAEDGLKSNCYYVLRYGAERTILVKNESYDYKWREPESPPDWIYLSLISKSAWQLHEDLLRYLSAHPQIKLAFQPGTFHFEWGTEKLKEIYNRSYIVVMNREEAALVTEKSAESIKELASALHGLGPKVVIITDGSAGSYASYDKKVIKMPNYPDPAPPYDRTGAGDAFASTIVAALALGETIETALQWAPINSMSVVQKLGAQAGLLKRNEIEKYLQDAPAEYKAEEL, encoded by the coding sequence ATGTTTTTAAAAGAGCTGTTAGAAAACGACCATCCATTATTCACGGTAACAATGAACCAGTTGGAGCAAGCAACGGGTAATGCTGGCGTTGACGCGCGACTTATTGCTGATATTACCCAAAAAGCGCATGAAGCTATGCGATCGCTAGGACTTGACCCAAGCGATACGACAGGCGTAGAGCTTTACAATGCATTAAAAAACACTGTGCGTAACGGAAGCGCCGAGACGATCCTTGCACCACTTACGTATACGCTTCTAAATCTAGGCGATGGGCCGATCTCGTTTAATATCCAGGATGTTATTGAAAATGCACATCATGAGCTCGCCTATGTACAACGCCAAACAGGTCACGGTAAGCGCCACTTAAGATTGGAAATCGTGAAGCGATATGCCCAGCATGACCGGACACATGATGAAATTGTGCACAAACTTGCACAAGAAATAGGCTTGAAAACTTCAGAAGATGAAACATACCCGGAGATATCATCGAACGAAAAAAAGCCGTCACTTCTTGCTGTCGGGGATATTTTTACAGATGTTTTTATTCAGCTTCGTGAAGATATCGCAAGGGTTGAGACGGATGATAAAGGAAGTAAGTGGTTGAGCGTTCCTTTTGGCTCAAAGCCTCCCTATGATGGCGCGGAAGTTGTTCAGGCAGTCGGTCCGTCACCAAATGCCGCCGTAGCCGTGAGCAGATTAGGTTTAGCCACCTCTCTCATGGCCTTTTTGGGTAAAGACCGTACAGGCGAAGAGTCCCTTAGTTATCTTCATAAGGAGGGAATAGATACGTCATTAGTCGCAGCTGAAGATGGTCTAAAATCTAATTGCTACTATGTGCTTCGCTATGGTGCTGAGCGGACAATTTTGGTGAAAAACGAAAGTTACGATTATAAGTGGCGAGAGCCGGAGTCGCCGCCCGACTGGATATATCTTTCGCTTATTAGTAAGTCCGCCTGGCAGCTCCACGAGGACCTTCTTCGCTATCTTAGCGCGCATCCGCAGATAAAATTGGCGTTTCAGCCAGGTACTTTCCACTTTGAGTGGGGTACGGAAAAGCTAAAAGAGATCTATAACCGTTCATATATCGTGGTTATGAACCGGGAAGAAGCGGCTCTAGTGACGGAGAAAAGTGCTGAATCGATCAAGGAACTAGCTTCAGCCCTTCACGGCCTTGGACCAAAAGTGGTCATTATTACTGATGGGTCCGCGGGGTCATATGCTTCATACGATAAAAAAGTAATCAAAATGCCAAATTATCCAGATCCAGCGCCACCGTACGATAGAACAGGAGCGGGCGACGCCTTCGCATCGACAATTGTTGCTGCTTTGGCACTTGGCGAAACGATTGAAACAGCGCTTCAATGGGCCCCGATCAATAGCATGAGCGTCGTGCAAAAGTTGGGCGCGCAAGCGGGACTGTTGAAGAGGAACGAGATAGAGAAATACCTTCAAGACGCCCCGGCGGAGTATAAGGCAGAGGAGCTATAG